A region of the Leptospiraceae bacterium genome:
TTTGTAATTTTTTGCGTTCTAGAAATCTTACCTTCTTTGATTTTCAGATAAACTGCATTTGCCTCAGAATCTATTGTAAGTTTCATTTCCAGTTTTTTCTGAATGGCTTCTATTTTCTGTCTGTTTTCTATAATTTTATTTAATGTTCCTAATCCATCGTAATAGTATCCATATTCATCTACACTAATTGGAGAAAGACCAAATTTTTCCTTCATTAATTCTCTGTTTTTTTCTTCTACCTCAGCTCTTGTAAATATCTTCTTTCGTTTTTTCATTATCTTCAATAACTCTCTAAAATAATACTTTACTTACAAGTTAAATCAATTAATTATTTTTCTTCATAAAACTCTTATTGAAAACCAAGCAGCGTAAAAATAGATATAAAAAAAAGTAGATCAGTTGATAAAAGAAGTAAGGAGCAACAAATGGGATTTATGATTAATGATGGAGATAACAAAGATAAGCCTAAGAAGTCTATGACAGGAGCGGAATTCAAGAAGGCAGTAGAAAATAGTCCTTATTTAAGAAAAATAGCTGGCGAGCTACAGCAGGCAATGGAAGAAGAGTTTGAACAAATGGAACAGGAAGAAGAATACCATTCCGCAACCGCAAACATAAGACCAACACAAATTAAATCACCCAAAGATTTTAATATGCCAATTTATCTAGAAGAAGATTTACGAGAATATTTTTTTACATATACAAAAGAACACAAATTGGATTCGACAGAATATATCAATAAACTCCTGAGAAAAATAAAGGATAGGAATGAATTTTAGGAAATGCTGTCAATTTTATTGGATTACGCAAATTTTATAATTTAATCCACTACACAAACCTAACTTCAATATTCTTATTCAAATAATCACGCCGTTTTGACCAATCGGGATTAACCTTTGAAAGTAAATTGTAAAAGCGTGGACTATGGTTGTAAACCTTTAGATGACAAAGTTCATGTTGGATTACATAGTCGATACAAGATTTAGGAGCTGCTAGTAGTTCGGGATTCAGATGTATTAATCCGTTTTTGTTGCAGCTTCCCCAACGCTTTTTCATGGATTTAATTTTCCAATTAGGTATAGATGTAACTCCAATTTTAGAAGTATCCTTTATACATTTTTGAAATCTTTCGGCAAATATTATTTTGCCTCTCTCTTTATACCAATCTACAATTAGATTTTTACAATTCTCTTCTGATCTATTGATATAAGGTATTTTAAGAATGAGTCTTCCATTTTTTAATTGAACTTCTGTATTCTTTGAATCAACTATTTTTAAACGATATTGTTTGCCTAAGTATTTAAAAGTTTCTCCTGATTGGTATTTAGGAGTAGGTTGTTTTGGTTGGAATTTAGAAAATTCTAATTTGTTCTTAATAATCCAGGAAGCTCGTTTCTTTACTTTTTGAAGAATCAATTCTAGTTTTGCATCGTTTGGTGCAACTACTTCTACTTTTTGGTCTGGATACACATGAATAGCCAGTGTCTTTCTATTTTTTCTTATTAAAGAAAAATCTAAATTAGTTTTACCGTATTTAATTTTGTATTTCACGACTTTCCGCTATTCTAATATTTTCATCCAGGATTCGATCTATTACATCTAAATCCCATTTCAAATCATACCTTCCCTTGATAGAAAAAAGGTAGTCTTCTATTTCATTCTTCATTTGATTTTTTACATTCAAGTCTTGAACCCAGTCACGTTTTTTTAATCGAGTGATAATTTCATTTATCTTTAAAGCAATATCCGCACTAATCTCAGTAGCGGCTACTCCCTGTATTTCTTCCTCTGAAAATTCTTGTAAGATAAATCGGTAGTATGCCCTTGCCTCCGATTCTGATTTTAATCTATCTGGAATGTCCGATTCCCCTTGAGTCCTGGTATTTTTTAATGCTTCTTTCATTCTTTCTAAATAGGCTGCATCAGACATACGCTTTGCTCTGTGTTCAGCAATTGCCTCATTAATTACTTCGGACAGCTTTTTATAAAGAAGGGGATCTTCTTGCATTTTCTCGATACAAGTTTTCTTTAATCTAGATGCAATTGTATCAGCCTTTGCAGCGTCTCCTGAAATACCTTCTAGCTCTCTTTCAAATCCATCTATATTGAATAAATCTACTGGCTTGATGATTTGTTTTACCGTATCCGCTCCAATGTATTTATTAACAAGATTACGAATTTGAATTTCATAACTGGAATAATCCACTGTTTCGCCAAATCGCTGTTTAACGGTAATCCGTAGAGAGTGAAACATCTTAAAATCATCTTTGTATCTTTGAATTGTTTTAGGATCTGTTGTCTCTTGAAAGTTTGCATTGGCTAA
Encoded here:
- a CDS encoding DUF2283 domain-containing protein, giving the protein MKIMKKRKKIFTRAEVEEKNRELMKEKFGLSPISVDEYGYYYDGLGTLNKIIENRQKIEAIQKKLEMKLTIDSEANAVYLKIKEGKISRTQKITKRVNLDLDESEEVLGIEIYNVLRNNDVINLDMAIPKDKSNND
- a CDS encoding M48 family metallopeptidase, translated to MKYKIKYGKTNLDFSLIRKNRKTLAIHVYPDQKVEVVAPNDAKLELILQKVKKRASWIIKNKLEFSKFQPKQPTPKYQSGETFKYLGKQYRLKIVDSKNTEVQLKNGRLILKIPYINRSEENCKNLIVDWYKERGKIIFAERFQKCIKDTSKIGVTSIPNWKIKSMKKRWGSCNKNGLIHLNPELLAAPKSCIDYVIQHELCHLKVYNHSPRFYNLLSKVNPDWSKRRDYLNKNIEVRFV